A part of Micromonospora chersina genomic DNA contains:
- a CDS encoding NAD-dependent epimerase/dehydratase family protein, producing the protein MRALLLGGAGFIGLHLARRLTRDGHAVTIVDNFSRGRDDADLAALRDTPGVEIRNGDLTDPATWAALPHGWGQVHLLAAVVGVRNVESDPARVVRVNTLAALHLLDWIRPDEKLFFASTSEVYAGGVDLGLVPVPTAEDVPVVVADPTAPRFSYAISKLLGEAAVLHTARARGLTAVVGRFHNVYGPRMGADHVIPELSLRALRGEDPYRVYGMDQTRAFCHVDDAVEAVVRLMDTPAAAGGVVHIGNDAEETNIGDLAKLVLRVAEFDPRLDPVPAPPGAVARRCPDLSRLRALTGYEPVVSLEEGVRRTFAWYRDRWPR; encoded by the coding sequence GTGAGGGCGCTGCTGCTGGGCGGAGCCGGTTTCATCGGCCTGCACCTGGCCCGTCGGCTGACCCGCGACGGGCACGCCGTGACCATCGTCGACAACTTCTCCCGGGGACGCGACGACGCCGACCTCGCCGCGTTGCGGGACACCCCGGGGGTGGAGATCCGCAACGGCGACCTGACCGACCCGGCGACCTGGGCGGCCCTGCCGCACGGCTGGGGTCAGGTGCACCTGCTCGCCGCGGTCGTCGGGGTCCGCAACGTGGAGTCCGACCCGGCCCGCGTGGTCCGGGTCAACACGCTGGCGGCGCTGCACCTGCTCGACTGGATCCGGCCGGACGAGAAGCTCTTCTTCGCCTCGACGAGCGAGGTGTACGCCGGCGGCGTCGACCTCGGCCTCGTGCCGGTGCCGACGGCCGAGGACGTGCCGGTGGTGGTGGCGGACCCGACCGCGCCCCGGTTCAGCTACGCGATCAGCAAGCTGCTCGGCGAGGCGGCCGTCCTGCACACGGCCCGCGCCCGGGGCCTGACGGCCGTGGTGGGCCGCTTCCACAACGTCTACGGCCCCCGGATGGGCGCCGACCACGTGATCCCCGAACTGTCGCTGCGCGCGCTGCGCGGCGAGGACCCCTACCGGGTGTACGGGATGGACCAGACCCGCGCGTTCTGCCACGTCGACGACGCGGTGGAGGCGGTGGTGCGGCTCATGGACACCCCGGCCGCCGCCGGTGGGGTGGTGCACATCGGCAACGACGCGGAGGAGACGAACATCGGCGACCTCGCCAAGCTGGTGCTCCGGGTCGCCGAGTTCGACCCGCGGCTCGACCCGGTGCCGGCACCGCCCGGAGCGGTGGCGCGCCGGTGCCCCGACCTGTCCCGGCTGCGCGCGCTCACCGGCTACGAGCCGGTGGTGTCGCTGGAGGAGGGGGTGCGGCGCACCTTCGCCTGGTACCGCGACCGCTGGCCTCGCTAG
- a CDS encoding HIT family protein translates to MAGCVFCGIVAGEVPAFRVADEADGVAFLDTRPVFKGHVLVVPRTHLVTLADLPAEALPGYFRLVQRLAVAVEAGLGSGGTFVAMNNKVSQSVPHLHTHVVPRTKGDGLRGFFWPRTRYADDAEARGYAERVAAALAGP, encoded by the coding sequence GTGGCTGGGTGCGTGTTCTGCGGGATCGTGGCGGGTGAGGTGCCGGCGTTCCGGGTCGCCGACGAGGCGGACGGCGTGGCGTTCCTGGACACCCGGCCGGTGTTCAAGGGGCACGTGCTGGTGGTGCCGCGGACCCACCTGGTGACCCTGGCCGACCTGCCGGCCGAGGCGTTGCCCGGCTACTTCCGGCTGGTGCAGCGGCTCGCCGTGGCGGTGGAGGCCGGCCTGGGCTCGGGCGGGACGTTCGTGGCCATGAACAACAAGGTGTCCCAGTCGGTCCCCCACCTGCACACCCATGTCGTGCCGCGGACCAAGGGCGACGGGTTGCGCGGCTTCTTCTGGCCCCGGACCCGGTACGCGGACGACGCCGAGGCCCGCGGCTACGCGGAGCGCGTCGCCGCCGCCCTGGCGGGGCCCTGA
- a CDS encoding nucleotide sugar dehydrogenase: MTIGVVGMGYVGLTLTAALARKGFTVHGADVAPAVVEALSNGRPHIYEPGVEETFAAHCGRSIFVDTRLPSDTVDVAVICVSTPVDEETHRPDLRNLASAAAGVAEWCGPDTLVVVRSTVPVGTSRAVVLPVLLAAWGRARLVMAPERTIQGQALRELVELPQVVGGLDDESLRAGLDFFGGLAAQLVPVSSLEAAELVKLANNCHTDLIYAYGNEIALVAEGHGLDPLEVIRAANLDYPRPDLARPGYVGGGCLSKDPYIMIDSSVDREPFLVGRARELNEHLPVHVAERLVDLITEQRGSADGARLAVLGWAYKGWPPTDDMRGTPIASMMPVFRAAGITVLGHDPMVAPEVIRRYGGEPISLDKAFSEADAVLVVNDHPDYRAIRIDSMLGADGPKLVYDSWRILDEEAVTAAGARYAGLGYRSKAVVA; encoded by the coding sequence ATGACAATCGGAGTGGTGGGGATGGGCTACGTCGGCCTGACCCTGACCGCGGCCCTGGCCCGGAAGGGCTTCACCGTGCACGGCGCCGACGTCGCACCGGCCGTGGTGGAGGCGCTGTCGAACGGCCGGCCGCACATCTACGAGCCGGGCGTCGAGGAGACCTTCGCCGCGCACTGCGGCCGGTCCATCTTCGTCGACACCCGCCTGCCGTCGGACACCGTCGACGTGGCGGTGATCTGCGTGTCCACGCCGGTGGACGAGGAGACCCACCGGCCCGACCTGCGCAACCTCGCCTCGGCCGCCGCGGGGGTGGCCGAGTGGTGTGGGCCGGACACGCTGGTCGTGGTGCGCAGCACGGTCCCGGTGGGCACCAGCCGCGCCGTGGTGCTGCCGGTGCTGCTCGCCGCCTGGGGCCGGGCCAGGTTGGTGATGGCCCCGGAGCGGACCATCCAGGGGCAGGCCCTGCGCGAACTGGTCGAGCTGCCGCAGGTCGTCGGCGGCCTCGACGACGAGAGCCTCCGCGCCGGCCTGGACTTCTTCGGCGGCCTGGCGGCCCAGCTGGTCCCGGTCTCCAGCCTGGAGGCGGCGGAGCTGGTGAAGCTCGCCAACAACTGCCACACGGACCTGATCTACGCGTACGGCAACGAGATCGCCCTCGTCGCCGAGGGGCACGGGCTCGATCCGCTGGAGGTCATCCGCGCGGCGAACCTCGACTATCCGCGTCCCGACCTGGCCAGGCCCGGGTACGTCGGCGGTGGCTGCCTGTCCAAGGACCCGTACATCATGATCGACAGCTCGGTGGACCGGGAGCCGTTCCTCGTCGGCCGGGCCCGCGAGCTGAACGAGCACCTTCCCGTGCACGTGGCGGAGCGCCTGGTGGACCTGATCACCGAGCAGCGGGGGAGCGCCGACGGCGCCCGGCTGGCCGTGCTCGGCTGGGCGTACAAGGGCTGGCCCCCCACCGACGACATGCGCGGCACCCCGATCGCCAGCATGATGCCGGTGTTCCGGGCGGCCGGGATCACCGTGCTCGGCCACGACCCGATGGTGGCCCCGGAGGTCATCCGCCGGTACGGCGGTGAGCCCATCAGCCTCGACAAGGCGTTCAGCGAGGCCGACGCCGTCCTGGTCGTCAACGACCACCCGGACTACCGGGCGATCCGGATCGACTCGATGCTCGGCGCGGACGGCCCGAAGCTCGTGTACGACTCCTGGCGGATCCTCGACGAGGAGGCGGTCACCGCGGCCGGCGCCCGGTACGCCGGGCTCGGCTACCGGTCGAAGGCGGTGGTCGCGTGA
- a CDS encoding cystathionine gamma-synthase: MSHGFETLAIHAGQDPEARTGAVIPPIYQTSTYAQDAVGAPREGYEYSRSGNPTRDALQECLAALEGGPVGLAFASGLAAEDTLLRTVCKPGDHVVIPDDAYGGTYRLFAKVAERWGLDYTPARVSDPDAVRAAIRPGATRIVWVETPTNPLLGIADIAALAAVAHEADALLVVDNTFASPYLQQPIAFGADVVVHSTTKYIGGHSDVVGGALIAADRALGEELRYHQNAMGAVNGPFDAWLTLRGIKTLGVRMDRHCDNAERIAAYLDGHAKVAQVIYPGLPAHPGHEVAAKQMRRFGGMISFRAAGGEEHAVEICNRAKLFVLAESLGGVESLIEHPGRMTHASAAGSPLEVPGDLVRLSVGIETVDDLLADLEQALG, translated from the coding sequence ATGAGTCACGGCTTCGAGACGCTCGCCATCCACGCCGGTCAGGACCCGGAGGCCCGCACCGGCGCGGTGATCCCGCCGATCTATCAGACCAGCACCTACGCCCAGGACGCCGTCGGCGCGCCCCGGGAGGGCTACGAGTACAGCCGCTCCGGCAACCCCACCCGCGACGCGCTCCAGGAGTGCCTGGCCGCCCTGGAGGGCGGGCCGGTGGGGCTCGCCTTCGCCAGCGGCCTGGCCGCCGAGGACACCCTGCTGCGGACCGTCTGCAAGCCCGGGGACCACGTGGTGATCCCGGACGACGCGTACGGCGGCACCTACCGGCTCTTCGCCAAGGTGGCCGAGCGCTGGGGCCTCGACTACACGCCGGCCCGGGTCTCCGACCCGGACGCGGTGCGGGCGGCCATCCGCCCCGGCGCCACCCGGATCGTCTGGGTGGAGACGCCGACCAACCCGCTGCTCGGCATCGCCGACATCGCCGCGCTTGCCGCCGTCGCGCACGAGGCCGACGCGCTGCTGGTGGTCGACAACACCTTCGCCTCGCCGTACCTCCAGCAGCCGATCGCGTTCGGCGCGGACGTGGTGGTCCACTCGACCACCAAGTACATCGGCGGCCACTCCGACGTGGTCGGTGGCGCCCTGATCGCCGCGGACCGGGCGCTCGGCGAGGAGCTGCGCTACCACCAGAACGCGATGGGCGCCGTCAACGGCCCCTTCGACGCCTGGCTCACCCTGCGCGGCATCAAGACCCTCGGGGTACGCATGGACCGGCACTGCGACAACGCCGAGCGGATCGCCGCCTACCTGGACGGTCACGCGAAGGTCGCGCAGGTCATCTACCCGGGCCTGCCGGCGCACCCCGGTCACGAGGTCGCCGCCAAGCAGATGCGTCGCTTCGGCGGGATGATCTCCTTCCGTGCCGCGGGCGGCGAGGAGCACGCCGTGGAGATCTGCAACCGGGCGAAGCTCTTCGTGCTCGCGGAGTCGCTCGGCGGGGTCGAATCCCTGATCGAGCACCCGGGACGGATGACACACGCGAGCGCTGCCGGCTCGCCGCTTGAAGTTCCCGGCGATCTCGTGCGACTGTCTGTCGGCATCGAGACGGTCGACGACCTGCTCGCCGATCTGGAGCAGGCGCTGGGCTGA